One window from the genome of Diceros bicornis minor isolate mBicDic1 chromosome 1, mDicBic1.mat.cur, whole genome shotgun sequence encodes:
- the MAT2B gene encoding methionine adenosyltransferase 2 subunit beta isoform X1: MVGREKELSIHFVPGNCQLVEEEVNIPSRRVLVTGATGLLGRAVYKEFKQNNWHAFGCGFRRAMPKFEQVNLLDSEAVHHIVYDFQPHVIVHCAAERRPDAVENQPEAASQLNVDASGNLAKEAAAIGAFLIYISSDYVFDGTNPPYREEDIPRPLNLYGKTKLEGEKAVLKNNLGAAVLRIPVLYGEVEKLEESAVTIMFDKVQFSNKSANMDHWQQRFPTHVKDVATVCRQLAEKRMLDPSIKGTFHWSGNEQMTKYEMACAIADAFNLPSSHLRPITDSPVLGAQRPRNAQLDCSKLETLGIGQRTPFRIGIKESLWPFLIDKRWRQTVFH; encoded by the exons GAGGAAGTTAACATCCCGAGTAGGCGGGTCCTGGTTACTGGTGCCACTGGGCTTCTTGGCAGAGCTGTGTACAAAGAATTTAAGCAGAATAATTGGCATGCCTTCGGCTGTGGTTTTAGAAGAGCAATGCCAAAATTTGAACAGGTTAATCTATTGGATTCTGAGGCAGTTCATCACATCGTTTATGATTTTCAG CCCCATGTCATAGTACATTGTGCAGCAGAGAGAAGGCCAGATGCTGTAGAAAATCAGCCAGAGGCTGCTTCTCAACTTAATGTGGATGCTTCTGGGAATTTAGCAAAGGAAGCAG CTGCAATTGGAGCATTTCTAATCTACATTAGCTCAGATTATGTTTTCGATGGAACAAATCCACCTTATAGGGAGGAAGACATACCAAGGCCCCTAAATCTGTATGGCAAAACAAAATTAGAAGGAGAAAAGGCTGTCCTGAAGAACAATTTAG GAGCTGCTGTTTTGAGAATTCCTGTTCTATATGGAGAAGTTGAAAAGCTTGAAGAAAGTGCCGTGACTATTATGTTTGATAAAGTGCAGTTTAGCAACAAGTCAGCGAACATGGACCACTGGCAGCAGAGGTTCCCCACACATGTCAAAGACGTAGCCACTGTGTGTCGTCAGTTAGCTGAGAAGAGAATGCTG GATCCATCAATTAAGGGAACCTTTCACTGGTCTGGCAACGAACAGATGACTAAGTATGAAATGGCGTGTGCCATCGCCGATGCCTTCAACCTCCCCAGCAGTCACTTAAGACCT ataactGACAGTCCTGTCTTAGGAGCACAACGTCCAAGAAATGCTCAGCTTGACTGCTCCAAATTAGAGACCTTGGGCATTGGCCAGCGAACACCGTTTCGAATTGGAATCAAAGAATCACTCTGGCCTTTCCTCATTGACAAGAGATGGAGACAAACGGTTTTTCATTAG
- the MAT2B gene encoding methionine adenosyltransferase 2 subunit beta isoform X2, with the protein MPEMPEDMEQEEVNIPSRRVLVTGATGLLGRAVYKEFKQNNWHAFGCGFRRAMPKFEQVNLLDSEAVHHIVYDFQPHVIVHCAAERRPDAVENQPEAASQLNVDASGNLAKEAAAIGAFLIYISSDYVFDGTNPPYREEDIPRPLNLYGKTKLEGEKAVLKNNLGAAVLRIPVLYGEVEKLEESAVTIMFDKVQFSNKSANMDHWQQRFPTHVKDVATVCRQLAEKRMLDPSIKGTFHWSGNEQMTKYEMACAIADAFNLPSSHLRPITDSPVLGAQRPRNAQLDCSKLETLGIGQRTPFRIGIKESLWPFLIDKRWRQTVFH; encoded by the exons GAGGAAGTTAACATCCCGAGTAGGCGGGTCCTGGTTACTGGTGCCACTGGGCTTCTTGGCAGAGCTGTGTACAAAGAATTTAAGCAGAATAATTGGCATGCCTTCGGCTGTGGTTTTAGAAGAGCAATGCCAAAATTTGAACAGGTTAATCTATTGGATTCTGAGGCAGTTCATCACATCGTTTATGATTTTCAG CCCCATGTCATAGTACATTGTGCAGCAGAGAGAAGGCCAGATGCTGTAGAAAATCAGCCAGAGGCTGCTTCTCAACTTAATGTGGATGCTTCTGGGAATTTAGCAAAGGAAGCAG CTGCAATTGGAGCATTTCTAATCTACATTAGCTCAGATTATGTTTTCGATGGAACAAATCCACCTTATAGGGAGGAAGACATACCAAGGCCCCTAAATCTGTATGGCAAAACAAAATTAGAAGGAGAAAAGGCTGTCCTGAAGAACAATTTAG GAGCTGCTGTTTTGAGAATTCCTGTTCTATATGGAGAAGTTGAAAAGCTTGAAGAAAGTGCCGTGACTATTATGTTTGATAAAGTGCAGTTTAGCAACAAGTCAGCGAACATGGACCACTGGCAGCAGAGGTTCCCCACACATGTCAAAGACGTAGCCACTGTGTGTCGTCAGTTAGCTGAGAAGAGAATGCTG GATCCATCAATTAAGGGAACCTTTCACTGGTCTGGCAACGAACAGATGACTAAGTATGAAATGGCGTGTGCCATCGCCGATGCCTTCAACCTCCCCAGCAGTCACTTAAGACCT ataactGACAGTCCTGTCTTAGGAGCACAACGTCCAAGAAATGCTCAGCTTGACTGCTCCAAATTAGAGACCTTGGGCATTGGCCAGCGAACACCGTTTCGAATTGGAATCAAAGAATCACTCTGGCCTTTCCTCATTGACAAGAGATGGAGACAAACGGTTTTTCATTAG